One region of Oryzias latipes chromosome 6, ASM223467v1 genomic DNA includes:
- the cnot4 gene encoding CCR4-NOT transcription complex subunit 4 isoform X1: MSHSPEIKDDPMECPLCMEPLEIDDVNFFPCTCGYQICRFCWHRIRTDENGLCPACRKPYPEDPAVYKPLSQEEIQRIKNEKKQKQNEKKQKVTENRKHLASVRVVQRNLVFVVGLSQRLADPEVLKRPEYFGRFGKIHKVVINNSTSYAGSQGPSASAYVTYIRSEDALRAIQCVNNVVVDGRTLKASLGTTKYCSYFLKSMQCPKPDCMYLHELGDEAASFTKEEMQAGKHQEYEQKLLQDLYKINPGFLQPPSCGTEKSKNKPNSTQRSNSSNGKDGWPTLSGHSKLPNGLSEDRKSPPLLDYLDQEANNSDGLETELGPGQLTAMSPFPSNCDSNSPNDKPSESIGMVNGDTIQQIPTSDSPSPPPGLTKPVLVVPISMSDLPARSPFEGASAESQSLFSDNSNFKHPNPLPAGLPPFPSSPRSSSDWPMAPEPQSIFTSDTIPVSSSTDWQAAFGFGSSTKQQDDDLGFDPFDVTRKALADLIEKELSVQDQSPLSPGPLTQGANHGPNMLQPNPSSSHHFPSGLPRFHQLHHRPMFSFPSSHNSQANQQQPPSARHPWMGLPPRNNITHLNHSAGAASHSNFLDLNLPLQHNTGLGGIPISENSGSIDGLNVKEWQDGLRALLPNININFGGLPNSSSSSSSSSSNSVNHIGGPPGPAGISHSLSWDGTASWMDPAIITGRNSCIPASAGNSLDCLQDDNPPHWLKSLQTLTDMDGPASSAVPPPQPLHSNLLDGHLPLHHRAASGWAPYLPTPTANPVSQYHSPPPGFQTAFRPPGQPVTELLQSAAVDRH; this comes from the exons ATGTCCCACAGCCCCGAAATAAAGGACGACCCCATGGAGTGCCCTCTTTGCATGGAGCCACTAGAAATTGATGATGTCAATTTCTTTCCTTGCACCTGTGGCTATCAAATCTGCCGCTTCTGTTGGCACCGCATCCGCACAGATGAGAATGGCCTCTGCCCGGCCTGCAGAAAG ccATATCCAGAGGACCCTGCAGTGTACAAGCCTCTGTCACAGGAGGAGATCCAGAGGATAAAGAatgaaaagaagcagaaacagaaCGAGAAAAAGCAGAAGGTGACAGAAAATCGCAAGCATCTGGCCAGTGTCAGAGTGGTTCAGAGGAACCTGGTTTTTGTGGTGGGGCTCTCGCAGCGACTCGCTGACCCTGAG GTCCTAAAACGTCCTGAATATTTCGGGAGGTTTGGGAAAATCCATAAAGTGGTTATCAACAATAGTACATCTTATGCAGGTTCACAG gGGCCCAGTGCCAGCGCTTATGTCACCTACATCCGCTCTGAAGATGCTCTAAGAGCAATACAGTGTGTCAACAATGTGGTTGTAGATGGCAGAACACTTAAG GCTTCTTTAGGAACAACAAAGTACTGCAGTTACTTCCTCAAAAGTATGCAATGTCCAAAACCTGATTGTATGTATCTACATGAACTTGGGGATGAAGCGGCTAGCTTTACTAAGGAGGAGATGCAG GCTGGGAAACATCAAGAGTATGAACAGAAACTCCTCCAAGACCTCTATAAAATTAACCCAGGCTTTCTACAACCTCCAAGTTGTGGAACAGAAAAGTCAAAGAATAAacccaactccacacagag AAGCAACAGTAGTAATGGTAAAGATGGGTGGCCAACACTTTCAGGACATAGCAAGCTGCCAAATGGGCTTTCAGAAGATCGCAAGTCTCCTCCGCTTCTAGATTATCTAGATCAAGAAGCTAACAATTCAGATGGGCTAGAAACAGAGTTGGGCCCTGGCCAGCTTACGGCCATGTCCCCCTTTCCCTCCAACTGTGATAGCAACAG TCCAAATGATAAGCCTTCAGAATCAATTGGTATGGTCAATGGAGATACTATACAACAG ATTCCCACCAGTgactccccctcccctcccccggGTCTAACTAAGCCCGTGTTGGTGGTGCCCATAAGCATGTCGGACCTCCCGGCCCGCTCGCCCTTTGAGGGTGCATCCGCTGAGTCTCAGTCCCTCTTTTCAGACAACAGCAACTTCAAACATCCCAACCCCCTCCCTGCCGGACTGCCCCCTTTCCCCAGCTCCCCCCGCAGCAGTTCTGATTGGCCCATGGCGCCTGAACCACAGAGCATCTTCACATCAG ACACAATACCAGTGTCTTCTTCTACAGACTGGCAGGCAGCCTTCGGTTTTGGCTCCTCCACCAAGCAGCAAGACGACGACCTAGGCTTCGATCCGTTCGACGTCACCCGCAAGGCTTTGGCCGACTTGATAGAGAAGGAGCTGTCGGTGCAAGATCAGAGCCCCCTGTCCCCCGGGCCCCTCACCCAGGGGGCCAACCACGGTCCAAACATGCTACAACCCAACCCCAGCAGTTCCCACCACTTCCCCAGTGGCCTGCCACGCTTTCATCAGCTTCATCACAGACCCATGTTCAGCTTCCCCAGCAGTCACAACAGCCAGGCCAATCAGCAGCAGCCCCCATCTGCCAGACACCCCTGGATGGGCTTACCCCCACGAAATAACATCACACACTTGAACCACTCAGCTGGAGCTGCCTCACATAGTAACTTCTTGGACCTGAATCTGCCCCTTCAGCACAACACAGGGCTAGGAGGGATCCCCATCTCAG AAAACAGCGGCTCTATAGACGGCTTAAATGTGAAAGAGTGGCAGGACGGCCTCAGAGCTCTTCTACCCAATATCAATATCAACTTCGGCGGCCTCCccaactcctcctcctcttcatcctcttcgtCCTCCAACAGTGTTAACCACATCGGTGGGCCTCCGGGGCCAGCAGGCATTTCACACAGTCTGAGCTGGGACGGCACAGCCAGCTGGATGGATCCGGCCATCATCACAGGTAGAAATAGCT GCATCCCAGCCTCAGCAGGCAACAGTTTAGACTGTCTCCAAGACGACAACCCACCCCACTGGCTCAAGTCCCTGCAGACACTCACAGACATGGACGGCCCCGCCAGCTCAGCCGTGCCCCCTCCCCAGCCCCTTCACAGCAACCTCCTCGACGGTCACCTCCCCCTCCACCACAGAGCCGCCAGCGGCTGGGCTCCCTACCTGCCAACTCCCACAGCCAACCCAGTCAGCCAGTACCACTCCCCCCCACCAGGCTTCCAGACCGCCTTCAGACCCCCAGGACAGCCCGTCACAGAGCTACTACAGAGTGCGGCTGTGGATCGCCACTga
- the cnot4 gene encoding CCR4-NOT transcription complex subunit 4 isoform X2, protein MSHSPEIKDDPMECPLCMEPLEIDDVNFFPCTCGYQICRFCWHRIRTDENGLCPACRKPYPEDPAVYKPLSQEEIQRIKNEKKQKQNEKKQKVTENRKHLASVRVVQRNLVFVVGLSQRLADPEVLKRPEYFGRFGKIHKVVINNSTSYAGSQGPSASAYVTYIRSEDALRAIQCVNNVVVDGRTLKASLGTTKYCSYFLKSMQCPKPDCMYLHELGDEAASFTKEEMQAGKHQEYEQKLLQDLYKINPGFLQPPSCGTEKSKNKPNSTQRSNSSNGKDGWPTLSGHSKLPNGLSEDRKSPPLLDYLDQEANNSDGLETELGPGQLTAMSPFPSNCDSNSPNDKPSESIGMVNGDTIQQIPTSDSPSPPPGLTKPVLVVPISMSDLPARSPFEGASAESQSLFSDNSNFKHPNPLPAGLPPFPSSPRSSSDWPMAPEPQSIFTSDTIPVSSSTDWQAAFGFGSSTKQQDDDLGFDPFDVTRKALADLIEKELSVQDQSPLSPGPLTQGANHGPNMLQPNPSSSHHFPSGLPRFHQLHHRPMFSFPSSHNSQANQQQPPSARHPWMGLPPRNNITHLNHSAGAASHSNFLDLNLPLQHNTGLGGIPISENSGSIDGLNVKEWQDGLRALLPNININFGGLPNSSSSSSSSSSNSVNHIGGPPGPAGISHSLSWDGTASWMDPAIITGIPASAGNSLDCLQDDNPPHWLKSLQTLTDMDGPASSAVPPPQPLHSNLLDGHLPLHHRAASGWAPYLPTPTANPVSQYHSPPPGFQTAFRPPGQPVTELLQSAAVDRH, encoded by the exons ATGTCCCACAGCCCCGAAATAAAGGACGACCCCATGGAGTGCCCTCTTTGCATGGAGCCACTAGAAATTGATGATGTCAATTTCTTTCCTTGCACCTGTGGCTATCAAATCTGCCGCTTCTGTTGGCACCGCATCCGCACAGATGAGAATGGCCTCTGCCCGGCCTGCAGAAAG ccATATCCAGAGGACCCTGCAGTGTACAAGCCTCTGTCACAGGAGGAGATCCAGAGGATAAAGAatgaaaagaagcagaaacagaaCGAGAAAAAGCAGAAGGTGACAGAAAATCGCAAGCATCTGGCCAGTGTCAGAGTGGTTCAGAGGAACCTGGTTTTTGTGGTGGGGCTCTCGCAGCGACTCGCTGACCCTGAG GTCCTAAAACGTCCTGAATATTTCGGGAGGTTTGGGAAAATCCATAAAGTGGTTATCAACAATAGTACATCTTATGCAGGTTCACAG gGGCCCAGTGCCAGCGCTTATGTCACCTACATCCGCTCTGAAGATGCTCTAAGAGCAATACAGTGTGTCAACAATGTGGTTGTAGATGGCAGAACACTTAAG GCTTCTTTAGGAACAACAAAGTACTGCAGTTACTTCCTCAAAAGTATGCAATGTCCAAAACCTGATTGTATGTATCTACATGAACTTGGGGATGAAGCGGCTAGCTTTACTAAGGAGGAGATGCAG GCTGGGAAACATCAAGAGTATGAACAGAAACTCCTCCAAGACCTCTATAAAATTAACCCAGGCTTTCTACAACCTCCAAGTTGTGGAACAGAAAAGTCAAAGAATAAacccaactccacacagag AAGCAACAGTAGTAATGGTAAAGATGGGTGGCCAACACTTTCAGGACATAGCAAGCTGCCAAATGGGCTTTCAGAAGATCGCAAGTCTCCTCCGCTTCTAGATTATCTAGATCAAGAAGCTAACAATTCAGATGGGCTAGAAACAGAGTTGGGCCCTGGCCAGCTTACGGCCATGTCCCCCTTTCCCTCCAACTGTGATAGCAACAG TCCAAATGATAAGCCTTCAGAATCAATTGGTATGGTCAATGGAGATACTATACAACAG ATTCCCACCAGTgactccccctcccctcccccggGTCTAACTAAGCCCGTGTTGGTGGTGCCCATAAGCATGTCGGACCTCCCGGCCCGCTCGCCCTTTGAGGGTGCATCCGCTGAGTCTCAGTCCCTCTTTTCAGACAACAGCAACTTCAAACATCCCAACCCCCTCCCTGCCGGACTGCCCCCTTTCCCCAGCTCCCCCCGCAGCAGTTCTGATTGGCCCATGGCGCCTGAACCACAGAGCATCTTCACATCAG ACACAATACCAGTGTCTTCTTCTACAGACTGGCAGGCAGCCTTCGGTTTTGGCTCCTCCACCAAGCAGCAAGACGACGACCTAGGCTTCGATCCGTTCGACGTCACCCGCAAGGCTTTGGCCGACTTGATAGAGAAGGAGCTGTCGGTGCAAGATCAGAGCCCCCTGTCCCCCGGGCCCCTCACCCAGGGGGCCAACCACGGTCCAAACATGCTACAACCCAACCCCAGCAGTTCCCACCACTTCCCCAGTGGCCTGCCACGCTTTCATCAGCTTCATCACAGACCCATGTTCAGCTTCCCCAGCAGTCACAACAGCCAGGCCAATCAGCAGCAGCCCCCATCTGCCAGACACCCCTGGATGGGCTTACCCCCACGAAATAACATCACACACTTGAACCACTCAGCTGGAGCTGCCTCACATAGTAACTTCTTGGACCTGAATCTGCCCCTTCAGCACAACACAGGGCTAGGAGGGATCCCCATCTCAG AAAACAGCGGCTCTATAGACGGCTTAAATGTGAAAGAGTGGCAGGACGGCCTCAGAGCTCTTCTACCCAATATCAATATCAACTTCGGCGGCCTCCccaactcctcctcctcttcatcctcttcgtCCTCCAACAGTGTTAACCACATCGGTGGGCCTCCGGGGCCAGCAGGCATTTCACACAGTCTGAGCTGGGACGGCACAGCCAGCTGGATGGATCCGGCCATCATCACAG GCATCCCAGCCTCAGCAGGCAACAGTTTAGACTGTCTCCAAGACGACAACCCACCCCACTGGCTCAAGTCCCTGCAGACACTCACAGACATGGACGGCCCCGCCAGCTCAGCCGTGCCCCCTCCCCAGCCCCTTCACAGCAACCTCCTCGACGGTCACCTCCCCCTCCACCACAGAGCCGCCAGCGGCTGGGCTCCCTACCTGCCAACTCCCACAGCCAACCCAGTCAGCCAGTACCACTCCCCCCCACCAGGCTTCCAGACCGCCTTCAGACCCCCAGGACAGCCCGTCACAGAGCTACTACAGAGTGCGGCTGTGGATCGCCACTga